The following are from one region of the Camelus ferus isolate YT-003-E chromosome 13, BCGSAC_Cfer_1.0, whole genome shotgun sequence genome:
- the PIK3CD gene encoding LOW QUALITY PROTEIN: phosphatidylinositol 4,5-bisphosphate 3-kinase catalytic subunit delta isoform (The sequence of the model RefSeq protein was modified relative to this genomic sequence to represent the inferred CDS: deleted 1 base in 1 codon), whose protein sequence is MPPGVDCPMEFWTKEENQDVAVDFLLPTGVYLNFPVSRNANLSTIKKVLWHRAQYEPLFHMLSDPEAYVFTCVNQTAEQQELEDEQRRLCDIQPFLPVLRLVAREGDRVKKLINSQISLLIGKGLHEFDSLQDPEVNDFRAKMRQFCEEAAVRRQQLSWEAWLQYSFPLQLEPSARSWGPGTLRVPNRALLVNVKFEGSEESFTFQVSTKDVPLALMACALRKKATVFRQPLVEQPEDYTLRVNGRHEYLYGSYPLCQFQYICSCLHSGLTPHLTMVHSSSILAMRDEQSNPASQVQKPRTKPPPIPMKKPSSVSLWSLEQPFCIELIQGSKVNADERMKLVVQAGLFHGNETLCKTVSSSEVSVCSEPVWKQRLEFDINVCDLPRMARLCFALYAVIEKAKKARSTKKKSKKADCPIAWANLMLFDYKDQLKTGECRLYMWPSVPDEKGELLNPSGTVRSNPNTESAAALVIFLPEVAPHPVYYPALDKILELGRHGEHGRFTEEEQLQLREILERRGSGELYEHEKDLVWKMRHEIQEHFPEALARLLLVTKWNKHEDVAQMLYLLCSWPELPVLSALELLDFSFPDRHVGSFAIKSLRKLTDDELFQYLLQLVQVLKYESYLDCELTKFLLDRALANRKIGHFLFWHLRSEMHVPSVALRFGLIMEAYCRGSTHHMKVLMKQGEALSKLKALNDFVKVSSQKTPKPQTKELMHMCMRQETYLEALSHLQSPLDPSTLLAEVCVEQCTFMDSKMKPLWVMYSNEEAGSDGSVGIIFKNGDDLRQDMLTLQMIQLMDILWKQEGLDLRMTPYGCLSTGDRTGLIEVVLHSDTIANIQLNKSNMAATAAFNKDALLNWLKSKNPGEALDRAIEEFTLSCAGYCVATYVLGIGDRHSDNIMVRENGQLFHIDFGHFLGNFKTKFGINRERVPFILTYDFVHVIQQGKTNNSEKFERFRGYCERAYSILRRHGLLFLHLFALMRAAGLPELSCSKDIQYLKDSLALGKTEEEALKHFRVKFNEALRESWKTKVNWLAHNVSKDNRQ, encoded by the exons ATGCCCCCCGGGGTTGACTGCCCCATGGAATTCTGGACCAAAGAGGAGAATCAGGACGTGGCAGTTGACTTCTTGCTGCCCACGGGGGTCTATCTGAACTTCCCTGTGTCCCGAAATGCCAACCTCAGCACCATCAAGAAG GTTTTGTGGCACCGAGCCCAGTATGAGCcgctcttccacatgctcagtgacCCCGAGGCCTATGTGTTCACCTGCGTCAACCAGACCGCAgagcagcaggagctggaggacgAGCAGCGGCGGCTGTGTGACATCCAGCCCTTCCTGCCCGTCCTGCGCCTGGTGGCCCGCGAGGGGGACAGAGTGAAGAAGCTCATCAACTCCCAGATCAGCCTGCTCATTGGCAAAG GCCTCCATGAGTTTGACTCCTTGCAAGACCCGGAAGTGAATGACTTTCGAGCCAAGATGCGCCAGTTCTGTGAGGAGGCAGCTGTGCGGAGACAGCAGCTGAGCTGGGAGGCCTGGCTGCAGTACAGCTTCCCGCTGCAGCTGGAGCCTTCAGCAcggagctgggggccaggcacCCTGCGCGTCCCCAACCGGGCCCTCCTGGTCAACGTCAAGTTCGAGGGTAGTGAG GAGAGCTTCACCTTCCAGGTGTCCACCAAGGATGTGCCCCTGGCACTGATGGCCTGCGCCCTCCGGAAGAAGGCCACAGTGTTCCGGCAGCCGCTGGTGGAGCAGCCTGAGGACTACACGCTGCGAGTGAACGGGAGGCATGAGTACCTGTACGGCAGCTACCCCCTCTGCCAGTTCCAG TACATCTGTAGCTGCCTGCACAGCGGGCTGACCccgcacctgaccatggtgcacTCCTCCTCCATCCTCGCCATGCGGGACGAACAGAGCAAC CCTGCCTCCCAAGTCCAAAAACCGCGCACCAAGCCGCCCCCCATTCCCATGAAGAAG CCTTCCTCAGTGTCTCTGTGGTCCCTGGAGCAGCCTTTCTGCATCGAGCTGATCCAGGGCAGCAAAGTGAATGCAGATGAGCGGATGAAG CTGGTGGTGCAGGCCGGGCTCTTCCATGGCAACGAGACACTGTGCAAGACGGTGTCCAGCTCAGAGGTGAGCGTGTGCTCAGAACCCGTATGGAAGCAGCGGCTGGAGTTCGACATCAATGTGTGCGACCTGCCGCGCATGGCCCGCCTCTGCTTTGCACTTTATGCCGTGATTGAGAAGGCCAAGAAGGCGCGCTCTACCAAGAAGAAGTCCAAGAAGGCG GACTGCCCCATCGCGTGGGCCAACCTCATGTTGTTTGACTACAAGGACCAGCTCAAGACCGGCGAGTGCCGCCTCTACATGTGGCCCTCCGTCCCAG ATGAGAAAGGGGAGCTGCTGAACCCCTCGGGAACTGTGCGGAGTAATCCCAACACTGAGAGTGCAGCCGCTCTGGTCATCTTTCTCCCTGAGGTGGCCCCCCACCCTGTGTACTACCCTGCCCTGGACAAG ATCCTGGAGCTGGGGCGGCACGGGGAGCATGGGCGCTTcacggaggaggag CAGCTGCAGCTGCGGGAAATCCTGGAGCGGCGGGGATCCGGGGAGCTGTATGAGCACGAGAAGGACCTGGTGTGGAAGATGCGGCACGAGATCCAGGAGCACTTCCCCGAGGCGCTGGCCCGGCTGCTGCTGGTCACCAAGTGGAACAAACATGAGGACGTGGCCCAG ATGCTCTACCTGCTGTGCTCCTGGCCTGAGCTGCCTGTCCTGAGTGCCCTGGAGCTGCTGGACTTCAGCTTCCCCGACCGCCACGTGGGCTCCTTCGCCATCAAGTCCCTGCGGAAACTGAC GGACGACGAGCTTTTCCAGTACCTGCTGCAGCTGGTGCAGGTGCTCAAGTACGAGTCCTACCTCGACTGCGAGCTGACCAAGTTCCTGCTGGACCGGGCCCTGGCCAACCGCAAGATCGGCCACTTCCTCTTCTGGCACCTCCG ctccgAGATGCACGTGCCGTCTGTGGCCCTGCGCTTCGGCCTCATCATGGAGGCCTACTGCCGGGGCAGCACCCACCACATGAAGGTGCTGATGAAGCAG GGGGAAGCTCTGAGCAAACTGAAGGCCCTGAACGACTTTGTCAAAGTGAGCTCCCAGAAGACGCCCAAGCCGCAGACCAAGGAGCTGATGCACATGTGCATGCGCCAGGAGACCTACCTGGAGGCCCTCTCCCACCTGCAGTCCCCGCTCGACCCCAGCACCCTGCTGGCTGAAGTCTG TGTGGAGCAGTGCACCTTCATGGACTCCAAGATGAAGCCCCTGTGGGTCATGTACAGCAACGAGGAGGCCGGCAGTGACGGCAGCGTGGGCATCATCTTCAAGAACGGGGATG ACCTCCGCCAGGACATGCTGACCCTGCAGATGATCCAGCTCATGGACATTCTGTGGAAGCAGGAGGGGTTGGACCTGAG GATGACCCCCTATGGCTGCCTCTCCACCGGGGACCGCACAGGCCTCATCGAGGTCGTTCTTCACTCGGACACCATCGCCAACATCCAGCTGAACAAGAGCAACATGGCGGCCACAGCTGCCTTCAACAAAGATGCTCTACTCAACTGGCTCAAGTCCAAGAACCCTGG GGAGGCCCTGGATCGAGCCATTGAGGAGTTCACCCTCTCCTGTGCTGGCTACTGCGTGGCCACGTACGTGCTGGGCATCGGTGATCGGCACAGCGACAACATCATGGTCCGGGAGAACGGCCAG CTTTTCCACATTGATTTCGGCCACTTTCTGGGGAATTTCAAGACCAAGTTTGGAATCAACCGTGAGCGAGTCCCATTCATCCTCACCTATGACTTTGTCCACGTGATCCAGCAGGGGAAGACTAATAATAGTGAGAAATTTGAAAG GTTCCGGGGCTACTGTGAGAGGGCCTACTCCATCCTGCGGCGGCACGGGCTGCTCTTCCTCCACCTCTTCGCCCTCATGCGGGCGGCAGGCCTGCCTGAGCTCAGCTGCTCCAAAGACATCCAGTATCTCAAG GATTCTCTGGCCTTGGGAAAAACAGAGGAGGAGGCTCTGAAGCACTTCCGAGTGAAGTTTAACGAAGCCCTCCGGGAGAGCTGGAAAACCAAAGTGAACTGGCTGGCCCACAACGTGTCCAAAGATAACAGACAATAG